In Prochlorococcus marinus CUG1415, the sequence ATTGATTTGCATCTGATAAAAAGTCTCCCAGGCTAAAGGGTTATCATAACCATCATCATCCCTATGAGTTTCCGCTGTTCCAATAGCAAATCCTAGGTTATTTCCTTCTTGAATTACATCGTTCCAAAACATCCCAATTGTCCATGTATTACCATCCTCAACAGAATTTGCTGCTGTATCTGGATTATCATCGTTATCTGGATTCTTCCATCCAAAACCAGCACTTATGGAAGAAGGTAAAGCATCTGACTGATTAAAGAAATTGTAAGTACCATTTATTCCATACGAAGAATAATCATTAGCATCAGCACTATTATCTGTATTTCCACCATCAGAATATGTATAAGCAAAGGCTAGAGTATATGAATCATCTACCCATGCAAGCTGTGTAGTAATAATGTCACTTCCTTCATTTGTTAAAATACCGTTAGTAGAAGAGGCATTCTCTGAAACGAGCACCGTACTTGCTATCAAATTATCTTTAGAATAAGTAACTCCTGCTCCTGCACCCATTTTTTTTGAATAGGTATCATTAGCACCTGCTTGATTTAAAACAAATAAAATGCCATCATCACCTGGATAAGAAGTTGGCTTAACACCAAGTAAATCATCTTGACGAAGTTTAGGACCAAAAGTGACTTTGAAATTATCTCCTAAAGGAAACTTATAAAAGAGCTTGTGAACCTCAAGATTATCAGTACTGTTAAATGCTGTATCTAGCCTAGATGCTCCCATCATTCCAAAGGGAGCCATCATATTGAAATTTCCAGCTCGAATAGCGGTCATCAACATGTCTTCTCCTGTGAAGCTAGTCATTCCCATTAACTTTAAGTCGTAATTAAAAGTCACAGCCTCTCTACCTGTTACACCATCAACACCTCCCAAAACAAACGTACTCTTTCCCATAAACATCGTTGATGGAAACGAATCATTCATATTCATATGAGAATCATCATGCATATGATGATCATGATGATTCATTCCTCCTGCATGAATAGCAAGAGGCATAATTGTTCCAACCAAAGCAGGTGCAAATAATTTCTGAGTAGAAAGTTTCATTAAAAATAATTTCTAGGCAATCTAGATTAACTAGTAATTTCATATTAAGATTGGTATAAATTTTTACAATTCCTTTGAAACAAACATTGATCCTTTCTCCAATTTTCTTAATAAGCATCCTATTTAGTCTTGGCTGCACTTCAAAAGTTGAAGAAACAAAAACCCCTGCACTTTTTGAAACCAGAAAAGAGGCTGAAAAAGCTGCTAAAAGTTTTAATTGCACTGGAGCTCATAAAATGGGGAATAAGTGGATGCCTTGCGCAACTCATGAAGCTCATGAAAGTTCTCATGACAAGGACAAAAAGCATCACAATCACCACCATCATCATTAAGTCTTAAATGAAGGATTCAGAAAATACTAATCAGCATAAAACTGACGGTCCTGCACATTGCGGAAGTAAGCCAAAAAAGATTGCAATTGGAATAGCTCCGCTTGGATATATATCAATTGGAATAGTCCCCATGGGCATTGTCACTATTGGAATTGTGCCAATGGGAGTAGTTTCTCTTGGTGTAGTAGCAATGGGAGTAATAAATGCCTCTATTGTTGGGATGGGTGTTTTCTCTGCTGGAGTGACAACTATGGGATTAAAAGTTTGGACTCCTATAGGACCTAAGATTGAACAAAGCACTAAAAAAACTAACTCTTCAGATTCAATAAATATTTATGCCTATCCCACGAAAGCCAAAGCTATTGAAGAAGCCAAAAAACTTGGATGCAAAGGAATTCATAAAATGGGTGATTTATGGATGCCATGCGCAACTCACGGGTTAGGTAAATAAGTCCATAACGACCTTCCCTTTCCTAAATAGATACTTTGATGGATAATAAATTTATACCCAAAAAAGTTTGGATAACACGTCCTCCAAGCCTTAAAAATCGCCGAGATACCTTGATATAACTGAAGAAAAGTTTTGGCTAATGAAAAGTACACCCGTCTAGCTATTACTGGGATCTCAAGGATTCGTAATTTTTTATCCAAACTTTATCCAAACTTTTAGCGATTGACAGTCGATCTAACATGGAGGGATACAACTCTCTTTTTTTGTGCAATGAATGATAGTTTTAAAAAGTTTGTATCCATAGGGATAGCTCCT encodes:
- a CDS encoding carbohydrate porin yields the protein MKLSTQKLFAPALVGTIMPLAIHAGGMNHHDHHMHDDSHMNMNDSFPSTMFMGKSTFVLGGVDGVTGREAVTFNYDLKLMGMTSFTGEDMLMTAIRAGNFNMMAPFGMMGASRLDTAFNSTDNLEVHKLFYKFPLGDNFKVTFGPKLRQDDLLGVKPTSYPGDDGILFVLNQAGANDTYSKKMGAGAGVTYSKDNLIASTVLVSENASSTNGILTNEGSDIITTQLAWVDDSYTLAFAYTYSDGGNTDNSADANDYSSYGINGTYNFFNQSDALPSSISAGFGWKNPDNDDNPDTAANSVEDGNTWTIGMFWNDVIQEGNNLGFAIGTAETHRDDDGYDNPLAWETFYQMQINDSISITPSIFSVQKDGADDVTGVLVKTSFKF
- a CDS encoding DUF3721 domain-containing protein, encoding MKQTLILSPIFLISILFSLGCTSKVEETKTPALFETRKEAEKAAKSFNCTGAHKMGNKWMPCATHEAHESSHDKDKKHHNHHHHH